The nucleotide sequence CCTGTTCGTCGGCCCCTTCCTGCCCAGCCACATACAAAGTCTTGCCTGCAATCACCCCGTCGCTAAAGGGAAGTCCTTTGCCGCCGGATAAATTTATTGCCTTGTGTTTTTCAGCGAAGCAGTTCGAACTGGCGGACAGTCCCATCCCGAGCAGTGCGCAGACGAAAAGTGCAGTGGGAAACAGACGGCATCGTGTTTTCATTTTGTGATTTCCTTTTGCATGGAATGAATTTTGGCTCTTCCCAACAAGCCGCGGACAGTGTTACAGTCCGCGCATGGAATTGCAAACAGAAATGTGTTGACCGGAGCGAAAGGGACAGAATGCATCGTGCACAGAAACTCCGCTCGAATTCGGCTCTTTCAAGATGGTTGATCGTTTTGGGGATCGTGTGTGCTGGAGCGTGGCTCCTGGCAGCGCAATCGGTGTCGGGCGGTGCGACGGTTTCGGATGACAGCGCACTGCTTGCGGCCTTCCGCAGAGTTGAGGTGGCGTCTGTGTCCGATGCCATCGAGCAACTCGTTGGAAAGCGTATGTATATGAGTCATCGCATGGTTCCGATCTTTACCACAAAGTTTGCTGGACTCGCCCGCACAGTCCAGCTGAAGAAAGACGAAGGCAACACCGATCCCGCCGCGTTGAGCGGGATGCTCGCAGCGATTGATGAAGGCACGGCAAATTCTGTCTACGTGATGTCCGTAGAAGATGGTGCGGATATCGCTGGCATGGGCGGCCTGATGGGTACGGCAATGGCAGCACGAGGCTATTCGGGCGCTGTCATCGATGGTGGGGTGCGAGATGTAGCATACTTGCGCAAGATTGGCTTTCCGGTTTATGCAACCGGAATTGTTCCTTCTACCTCTGTTCATCACTATCGTTTCGCGGGAGCGCAGGTTCCGATTCAGTGCGATGGAGTAACGGTGAACCCAGGGGACATCATTGTCGCCGACAGTGATGGAGTGGCCGTTGTTCCACGCGCCCGCGCGGCAGAAGTTCTGGCGCTGGCGGAGCAGATGGATTTCAAGGAACATTCGATGTATGCAGTCATTGAGAAACTGAAATCAATTCAGGAGGCGGTAAAACAGTTTGGCCGCCTCTGATTTTCCGGAGGCCGCCGGCTTTTGACGGGCAAGCCCCCTCGTGAAGCAGATAGTTTCGTGAAACCAGGGAAAATTGAGTGAAGGGGAAGTCAACACCTCATGGCTGAGACACACAAGCGCAAATACAACATTACCGCACTACAACGCGGACTCCGGATGCTGCAATTTTTCAAGCAGTCGGAGCGCGGGTTGACGGCCACCCAAGTTGGCAAGCTTTCCGGTCTGCCGGTCAGTACGGTGCACCGGTTCCTGGTGAACCTGGAGGCAGCGGGTTTCTTGAAATGCGGCGTGAATGGCGTCTACCACCTTGGGCTTGAATGTTTCGCTGTGGGCCAGGCAGCTCTGGGTCAGCTGGATATCCGCCGCCTGAGCCTTCCTTATCTTCTCGAACTGAATCAGCGGACGCGCGAGACCATACACCTCACGGTTCGTCACGGGCTCGCCGCTGTCTATGTGGAAAAAATCGATTCACCAGAGCCGCTCCGGATTCACTCGCGGATCGGCGCGTCGGTTCCGCTCTACTGCACCGCGGTGGGCAAAGTAATGCTCAGTTATATGCCCGACGCCGAACGCCACGACGTGTTGCGCCAGATCGAACTCAAACGCGTGACCGCAAATACGATCGGGAGTCTGCAGGAACTGGAAACCGAACTCTTCCGGGTTCGCAAGAACGGCTATGCCTGCGACATGGAAGAAAATGAATTGCACATCCGCTGCATTGCAGCGCCGATTTGGGACCACACCGGCGCCGTTCATGCCAGTTTGAGCATCACCGTGCCACTTGTTCGCATGCCGGTCGCACGCCTGCGACAACTAGCGCCACTCATTCAGGATGCAGGTTTGCAGATATCAAGGGAGCTTGGCTACAACATGGGCAAGAGTGACAAGGCAGCTCCCGGACATATCGGAAAGTTATTGCGAGAGACGCCGAAACCGAGATTGCATGCCTGACA is from Acidobacteriota bacterium and encodes:
- a CDS encoding RraA family protein encodes the protein MHRAQKLRSNSALSRWLIVLGIVCAGAWLLAAQSVSGGATVSDDSALLAAFRRVEVASVSDAIEQLVGKRMYMSHRMVPIFTTKFAGLARTVQLKKDEGNTDPAALSGMLAAIDEGTANSVYVMSVEDGADIAGMGGLMGTAMAARGYSGAVIDGGVRDVAYLRKIGFPVYATGIVPSTSVHHYRFAGAQVPIQCDGVTVNPGDIIVADSDGVAVVPRARAAEVLALAEQMDFKEHSMYAVIEKLKSIQEAVKQFGRL
- a CDS encoding IclR family transcriptional regulator, producing MAETHKRKYNITALQRGLRMLQFFKQSERGLTATQVGKLSGLPVSTVHRFLVNLEAAGFLKCGVNGVYHLGLECFAVGQAALGQLDIRRLSLPYLLELNQRTRETIHLTVRHGLAAVYVEKIDSPEPLRIHSRIGASVPLYCTAVGKVMLSYMPDAERHDVLRQIELKRVTANTIGSLQELETELFRVRKNGYACDMEENELHIRCIAAPIWDHTGAVHASLSITVPLVRMPVARLRQLAPLIQDAGLQISRELGYNMGKSDKAAPGHIGKLLRETPKPRLHA